One Tolypothrix bouteillei VB521301 DNA window includes the following coding sequences:
- a CDS encoding magnesium chelatase subunit H: MFTHVKSTIRHIAPNQLQGRHLIKVVYVVLESQYQSALSQAVRAINENNPNLAIEISGYLIEELRDKENYEEFKKDIATANIFIASLIFIEDLAQKLVTAVEPYRDRLDVAVVFPSMPEVMRLNKMGSFSLAQLGQSKSAIAQFMRKRKEKSGAGFQDGMLKLLRTLPQVLKFLPMDKAQDARNFMLSFQYWLGGSPDNLENFLLMLADKYVLKGVETRNRESVQYQPPVVYPDMGIWHPLATTMYEDVREYLNWYSSRQDISPDLKDPLAPCIGLVLQRTHLVTGDDAHYVAMVQELEAMGARVVPVFAGGLDFSKPVEAFFYEPTHKTALVDAVVSLTGFALVGGPARQDHPKAIEALKRLNRPYMVALPLVFQTTEEWQDSDLGLHPIQVALQIALPELDGAIEPIILSGRDGTTGKAIALQDRIEAVAQRALKWANLRRKPKLDKKVAITVFSFPPDKGNVGTAAYLDVFGSIYEVMRALRNNGYEVQDLPENAKELMEQVIHDAQAQYSSPELNVAYRMSVREYEALTPYSQRLEENWGPPPGHLNSDGQNLLIYGKQFGNVFIGVQPTFGYEGDPMRLLFSRSASPHHGFAAYYTYLEQIWQADAVLHFGTHGSLEFMPGKQMGMSGECYPDNLIGTIPNLYYYAANNPSEATIAKRRSYAETISYLTPPAENAGLYKGLKELSELIASYQTLKDSGRGIPIVNTIMDKCRMVNLDKDIALPEMDAKDMSGEERDNIVGLVYRKLMEIESRLLPCGLHVIGKPPSAEEAIATLVNIASLDRPEEEILSLPRQIANSVGRNIDEVYQNSDKGILEDVQLLQDITMATRAAVSALVKEQTDAEGRVSLVSKLNFFNMGKKEPWVEALHKAGYTKVDATTLKPLFEYLEFCLQQVCADNELGGLLQGLEGEYILPGPGGDPIRNPDVLPTGKNIHALDPQAIPTMAAVQSAKIVVDRLLARNRAENGGQYPETIACVLWGTDNIKTYGESLAQIMWMVGVRPVPDALGRVNKLELIPLEELGRPRIDVVVNCSGVFRDLFINQMNLLDQAVKMAAEADEPVEMNFIRKHALEQAEEMGINLRQAATRVFSNASGSYSSNINLAVENSTWESEAELQEMYLKRKSFAFSADNPGTMEESRAIFEKTLKTAQVTFQNLDSSEISLTDVSHYFDSDPTKVVASLRGDGKTPASYIADTTTANAQVRTLSETVRLDARTKLLNPKWYEGMLSHGYEGVRELSKRLVNTMGWSATAGAVDNWVYEDVNTTFIKDEEMRKRLLNLNPHSFRKMVSTLLEVNGRGYWETSENNLELLRELYQEVEDRIEGIE; this comes from the coding sequence ATGTTCACTCACGTCAAGTCCACCATTAGACACATAGCCCCCAACCAATTGCAGGGGCGTCACTTAATTAAGGTGGTCTATGTCGTGTTAGAGTCCCAGTACCAAAGTGCATTGTCACAAGCGGTTCGGGCGATTAACGAAAACAATCCCAATCTGGCGATTGAAATCAGTGGTTATTTAATCGAAGAACTCCGCGACAAAGAGAACTACGAGGAGTTTAAAAAAGATATCGCAACTGCCAATATCTTTATTGCCTCACTGATTTTTATAGAAGACTTAGCCCAGAAATTAGTAACAGCAGTAGAACCATACCGCGATCGCCTTGACGTAGCCGTTGTGTTCCCCTCAATGCCTGAAGTTATGCGCCTAAATAAAATGGGCAGTTTCTCTTTGGCACAGTTGGGGCAATCTAAAAGTGCAATAGCACAGTTCATGCGAAAGCGCAAGGAAAAATCCGGCGCGGGTTTCCAAGATGGAATGCTAAAACTGCTAAGGACATTGCCGCAGGTGCTTAAGTTCCTGCCAATGGATAAAGCACAAGACGCCCGAAATTTCATGCTCAGCTTTCAGTACTGGTTGGGAGGGTCTCCAGATAATCTGGAAAACTTCTTACTCATGCTGGCAGACAAGTACGTTTTGAAAGGCGTTGAGACGAGAAATAGAGAGTCCGTACAGTACCAACCACCGGTAGTGTACCCAGATATGGGGATTTGGCATCCTCTTGCTACCACAATGTATGAGGATGTGCGAGAGTACCTGAATTGGTACAGCAGCCGTCAGGATATCTCTCCGGATCTCAAGGACCCTTTAGCACCATGTATAGGGTTGGTCTTGCAACGCACGCACCTTGTTACTGGTGATGACGCTCACTATGTAGCGATGGTACAAGAACTCGAAGCAATGGGAGCAAGGGTTGTTCCAGTGTTTGCAGGAGGATTGGACTTTTCCAAGCCTGTAGAAGCATTTTTCTACGAACCCACTCATAAAACTGCCTTGGTGGATGCTGTTGTATCTCTAACGGGCTTTGCTTTAGTAGGTGGACCTGCACGTCAAGACCATCCTAAGGCAATTGAGGCGCTGAAGCGGTTAAACCGTCCTTACATGGTGGCATTACCCCTCGTCTTCCAAACTACAGAAGAATGGCAAGATAGCGATTTGGGATTGCACCCAATTCAGGTAGCATTGCAAATTGCGCTTCCTGAGTTAGATGGTGCGATTGAACCAATCATTCTATCAGGACGTGATGGCACAACAGGGAAAGCGATCGCACTGCAAGACCGCATCGAAGCAGTCGCACAACGCGCTCTTAAGTGGGCAAATCTACGCCGCAAACCAAAGTTAGACAAGAAAGTTGCTATCACTGTGTTCAGTTTCCCACCAGATAAAGGGAACGTGGGAACGGCTGCATACCTAGATGTGTTTGGTTCCATTTACGAGGTCATGAGAGCACTCAGGAACAACGGGTATGAAGTGCAAGACTTGCCAGAAAACGCTAAGGAGTTGATGGAACAAGTCATCCACGATGCACAAGCACAGTACAGCAGCCCCGAACTTAACGTTGCTTACCGGATGTCGGTTCGCGAGTATGAAGCACTCACGCCTTACTCCCAACGATTGGAAGAAAACTGGGGACCACCACCAGGACATCTCAACAGCGATGGTCAAAACTTGCTGATTTATGGTAAGCAATTTGGGAACGTTTTCATTGGGGTTCAGCCAACTTTTGGTTATGAAGGCGACCCAATGCGGTTGTTGTTCTCCCGTTCTGCAAGTCCCCACCACGGTTTTGCGGCTTACTACACCTACCTAGAACAAATTTGGCAAGCGGATGCAGTGTTGCATTTTGGAACTCACGGTTCCTTGGAATTTATGCCAGGGAAACAAATGGGGATGTCTGGAGAATGTTATCCAGATAACTTGATTGGAACCATTCCCAATCTTTATTACTATGCAGCTAATAACCCGAGTGAAGCAACAATTGCCAAGCGCCGCAGTTACGCTGAAACAATTTCTTATTTGACTCCTCCTGCAGAAAATGCTGGATTGTATAAGGGTTTAAAAGAACTCAGCGAGTTAATCGCTTCTTACCAAACTCTCAAAGATAGCGGACGGGGTATTCCTATTGTTAATACCATCATGGATAAATGCCGGATGGTTAATTTGGATAAGGACATAGCCTTACCAGAAATGGATGCCAAGGATATGAGCGGTGAAGAACGCGATAATATCGTTGGTTTGGTGTACCGCAAGTTGATGGAGATTGAATCGCGACTGTTACCCTGTGGATTGCACGTCATAGGGAAACCACCTTCTGCAGAAGAAGCGATCGCAACTCTCGTTAACATTGCCAGCCTAGACCGTCCTGAGGAGGAAATTCTCAGTCTTCCCCGTCAAATCGCAAACAGCGTAGGACGCAATATTGATGAAGTTTACCAAAACAGCGACAAAGGCATTTTAGAAGATGTCCAGTTGCTGCAAGATATTACAATGGCAACCCGTGCTGCTGTTTCTGCCCTTGTCAAAGAGCAAACAGATGCAGAAGGACGAGTTTCCCTTGTTTCCAAGCTCAACTTCTTCAATATGGGTAAAAAAGAACCTTGGGTAGAAGCGCTGCACAAAGCAGGTTATACCAAGGTAGATGCTACAACCCTGAAACCGCTATTTGAGTATTTGGAATTCTGCTTGCAACAAGTTTGCGCTGATAATGAATTGGGAGGATTGCTCCAAGGTTTAGAAGGTGAATATATTCTTCCCGGTCCCGGTGGTGACCCCATCCGCAACCCAGATGTATTGCCTACAGGGAAAAACATCCACGCCCTTGACCCCCAAGCTATTCCCACAATGGCTGCGGTACAGTCCGCAAAAATTGTCGTAGATCGATTGCTAGCAAGGAATAGGGCAGAAAATGGCGGTCAATATCCTGAAACCATCGCTTGCGTGCTTTGGGGAACCGATAACATTAAAACTTATGGTGAATCCCTAGCACAAATCATGTGGATGGTGGGAGTGAGACCGGTTCCCGATGCATTGGGACGGGTAAACAAGTTAGAACTGATACCTTTAGAAGAGTTAGGACGCCCCCGCATTGACGTGGTTGTTAACTGTTCTGGAGTATTCCGCGACTTGTTCATCAACCAAATGAACCTGTTGGATCAAGCAGTGAAGATGGCTGCAGAAGCGGATGAACCTGTAGAAATGAACTTTATCCGCAAGCACGCCTTGGAACAAGCTGAGGAAATGGGGATTAACCTGCGCCAAGCAGCAACTCGCGTGTTCTCCAATGCTTCTGGTTCCTACTCATCCAATATTAACTTGGCAGTAGAAAACAGTACTTGGGAAAGCGAAGCTGAATTGCAGGAAATGTACCTCAAGCGCAAATCCTTTGCTTTCAGTGCCGATAACCCCGGTACGATGGAAGAATCAAGGGCTATTTTTGAAAAGACCTTGAAAACCGCTCAGGTGACTTTCCAAAATCTTGACTCTTCCGAGATTAGCTTGACGGACGTTTCCCATTACTTTGATTCCGATCCTACCAAGGTCGTTGCTAGCTTGCGGGGTGATGGTAAAACACCAGCATCCTATATTGCGGATACAACTACAGCTAACGCACAAGTCCGTACTTTATCAGAAACTGTACGTTTGGATGCTCGTACCAAGTTGTTAAATCCCAAGTGGTACGAAGGTATGCTTTCTCACGGTTACGAAGGTGTGCGAGAACTCTCCAAGCGATTGGTCAATACAATGGGTTGGAGTGCAACCGCAGGTGCTGTTGATAACTGGGTTTACGAGGATGTCAATACCACGTTTATCAAAGATGAAGAAATGCGGAAGCGTTTGCTGAATCTTAACCCCCATTCATTCCGCAAAATGGTTTCTACTTTGTTGGAAGTGAACGGTCGCGGTTACTGGGAGACGAGTGAAAACAATTTGGAATTGTTGCGCGAGTTGTACCAGGAGGTTGAAGACCGGATTGAGGGAATTGAGTAA
- the ftsH gene encoding ATP-dependent zinc metalloprotease FtsH, translating to MKKVEKKTSMKKQTAKRAALTGALAASLLVLPSLSGGASALAQKAERDSQALSYGDLIQKVQSGEIARVELDETEQVARVYLKDQKPDTQPQQVRLLEQNPELINKLKERKVEFEEVSSANSRAAVSLLINLMWILPLVALMLLFLRRSTNASSQAMNFGKSRARFQMEAKTGVKFDDVAGIEEAKEELQEVVTFLKQPEKFTAVGARIPKGVLLIGPPGTGKTLLAKAIAGEAGVPFFSISGSEFVEMFVGVGASRVRDLFKKAKENAPCLIFIDEIDAVGRQRGAGIGGGNDEREQTLNQLLTEMDGFEGNTGIIIIAATNRPDVLDAALLRPGRFDRQVIVDAPDRKGRLSILQVHARNKKVDPSVSLEVVARRTPGFTGADLANLLNEAAILTARRRKEAITQLEIDDAIDRLTIGLTLNPLLDSKKKRLIAYHEVGHALLATLLENADPLNKVTIIPRSGGVGGFSQQILNEEMIDSGLYSRAWMMDNITMTLGGKAAETEVFGESEVTGGASSDLKVVANLARKMVTMYGMSELGLVALENQNSDVFLGRDWMTRNDYSEEMATKIDRQVREMASICYQEARRIIRENRPLVDRLVDLLVEQETIEGEQFRKIVSEYTELPEKQKIVVFG from the coding sequence ATGAAAAAGGTTGAGAAAAAAACATCGATGAAAAAGCAAACAGCAAAGCGAGCTGCCTTGACTGGAGCGCTGGCTGCCAGTTTGCTCGTCTTGCCTAGTTTATCGGGAGGAGCTTCTGCACTGGCACAAAAGGCAGAACGCGACTCTCAAGCCCTATCTTATGGCGATTTAATCCAGAAAGTTCAGAGTGGAGAAATTGCCAGAGTAGAGCTTGATGAAACCGAACAGGTCGCGAGAGTGTATTTAAAAGACCAAAAGCCAGATACACAACCACAGCAGGTGCGGCTTTTGGAACAAAATCCAGAGTTAATTAACAAACTCAAAGAAAGGAAAGTTGAGTTTGAGGAAGTTTCTTCTGCTAACAGTAGAGCGGCTGTCAGCCTTTTGATTAACTTAATGTGGATTTTACCACTCGTGGCTTTGATGCTGTTGTTCTTACGCCGCTCCACAAATGCTTCGAGCCAAGCCATGAATTTTGGTAAATCAAGAGCACGCTTCCAAATGGAAGCAAAAACTGGAGTGAAGTTTGATGATGTTGCTGGTATAGAAGAAGCGAAAGAAGAACTGCAAGAGGTTGTCACTTTCCTCAAACAACCTGAAAAATTCACCGCTGTTGGTGCGCGTATTCCCAAAGGAGTCTTGCTCATTGGACCACCAGGGACAGGTAAAACACTTTTAGCAAAAGCGATCGCAGGTGAAGCTGGAGTACCGTTCTTTAGCATTTCCGGTTCGGAATTTGTGGAAATGTTTGTTGGGGTCGGTGCGTCTCGCGTGCGCGATTTATTTAAAAAAGCAAAAGAAAATGCTCCTTGTCTAATATTTATAGATGAAATTGACGCTGTTGGACGGCAAAGGGGTGCAGGAATTGGCGGTGGAAATGATGAACGGGAACAAACCCTCAACCAACTGTTAACGGAAATGGATGGATTTGAGGGCAACACGGGGATCATTATTATAGCAGCCACAAACCGTCCGGATGTGTTAGATGCTGCTTTGCTCAGACCCGGAAGATTTGACAGACAGGTCATCGTAGATGCCCCAGACCGTAAAGGTCGCCTTTCTATTTTACAAGTTCATGCCCGAAATAAAAAAGTTGACCCATCTGTTTCCTTAGAAGTGGTTGCGCGTCGCACGCCCGGTTTTACAGGAGCAGATTTGGCAAACCTTTTGAATGAAGCTGCTATTTTGACAGCACGCAGGCGAAAAGAAGCAATTACACAGCTAGAAATTGACGACGCTATTGACCGTTTGACAATTGGTTTAACTCTCAATCCACTGTTAGATAGCAAGAAAAAGCGGTTGATTGCTTACCATGAAGTTGGACACGCTCTTTTAGCGACACTTTTAGAAAATGCTGACCCACTCAATAAAGTGACTATTATTCCTCGTTCTGGAGGAGTTGGTGGTTTTTCACAGCAAATTTTGAATGAAGAAATGATTGATAGCGGGCTTTACAGTCGGGCTTGGATGATGGACAACATTACCATGACCTTGGGTGGAAAAGCAGCAGAAACAGAGGTCTTTGGAGAATCTGAGGTCACGGGTGGTGCGAGTAGCGACTTGAAAGTTGTGGCTAATCTTGCACGCAAGATGGTAACAATGTACGGAATGTCAGAACTGGGGTTGGTGGCTCTTGAAAATCAAAACAGTGATGTTTTTCTCGGTCGCGATTGGATGACCCGCAATGATTATTCAGAAGAGATGGCTACCAAAATCGACCGACAGGTTAGAGAAATGGCAAGTATATGCTACCAAGAAGCCCGTCGTATTATTCGTGAAAACCGTCCTTTGGTAGATCGGTTGGTGGATTTATTGGTTGAACAAGAAACAATCGAGGGCGAGCAATTCCGCAAGATTGTTTCGGAGTATACTGAGTTGCCAGAAAAACAGAAGATTGTGGTGTTTGGCTAA
- a CDS encoding PD40 domain-containing protein, whose protein sequence is MKFFPLTLSALFSTVLFSFVLYNSNTTTIAAPQENKGHTVAFLSMRRNTNQFNIYTIETNGLNRRQLSRNLNVSPTMVWSNNGKHLAFVSDETDIYTINADGSGLTKIFAGSFCKASRYRMKWFLNDKKLAFTRDCDGSTSDTPGNVSLYLSNTIGTEKTKLIKEWQIGGIPPKKEISSSLYLSPNGQKVVFFKDNSIFQMSTDGSELTTITSAPGDDYPSELIWSPDGTQIAFSYGKERNLPIYLLNIKNKTLKNLSNASEKQAYSGLLSWSPDGTRLAYYHDQGSQEFGIQLDIFVLDIFQGTVKKLTDKPGEYSELQWSPDSKQIAFTSGNFSNKKLYAIAVDELKLTELASQLPPSRIESLTWSLDSQQIAFIKEEKTNEQSGNQSIMYAIARDGSKLRKLSNSGDLFLSSPTWRP, encoded by the coding sequence ATGAAATTTTTTCCACTGACCTTATCTGCTTTATTTTCCACTGTACTTTTTAGCTTTGTACTTTATAACTCAAATACTACCACAATTGCTGCTCCTCAAGAAAATAAAGGTCATACAGTAGCTTTTTTAAGTATGAGGCGCAATACGAATCAATTCAATATTTATACGATTGAAACTAACGGTTTAAACCGCCGACAGCTTTCGCGAAATCTAAATGTTAGTCCAACCATGGTTTGGTCAAATAATGGTAAGCATCTAGCTTTTGTTAGCGATGAGACTGATATTTATACAATTAATGCAGATGGATCTGGATTAACTAAAATCTTTGCGGGGTCTTTTTGCAAAGCTTCTAGATATAGAATGAAATGGTTTTTAAATGACAAAAAATTAGCTTTTACAAGAGATTGTGATGGCAGTACCTCCGATACTCCAGGAAACGTATCTCTATATCTCAGCAATACAATTGGTACTGAAAAAACTAAATTGATTAAAGAATGGCAGATAGGAGGTATTCCACCAAAAAAAGAAATTTCGTCTTCTTTATACCTATCACCAAACGGACAAAAAGTAGTCTTTTTCAAAGATAACAGTATATTTCAGATGAGTACGGATGGCTCAGAGTTGACAACGATAACTAGCGCACCAGGAGATGATTACCCTTCCGAACTCATTTGGTCACCTGATGGGACTCAAATTGCCTTCTCATACGGAAAAGAGCGCAATCTACCAATTTATTTACTGAATATAAAAAACAAAACGCTAAAGAATTTATCAAATGCATCTGAGAAACAAGCTTATTCTGGTCTCTTATCATGGTCACCTGATGGAACTCGGCTTGCTTACTATCATGACCAAGGTAGTCAAGAATTTGGGATTCAATTAGATATTTTTGTGCTTGATATTTTTCAAGGAACTGTTAAAAAATTGACTGATAAGCCGGGGGAATATAGTGAATTGCAGTGGTCACCAGATAGCAAGCAGATTGCTTTTACAAGCGGAAATTTTTCTAATAAAAAGCTGTACGCGATCGCAGTTGATGAACTCAAGCTCACCGAGCTAGCTTCACAATTACCGCCATCTAGAATTGAGAGTTTAACTTGGTCTTTAGATAGTCAGCAAATTGCTTTTATCAAAGAAGAAAAAACGAACGAACAATCGGGGAATCAAAGCATTATGTATGCGATCGCTCGAGACGGTTCAAAGTTGAGAAAATTGTCAAATTCTGGAGATTTGTTTCTTTCAAGCCCTACTTGGCGACCATAA
- the phnD gene encoding phosphate/phosphite/phosphonate ABC transporter substrate-binding protein, protein MKQFFSWQNERVFKQVVSFFLLVLLTSMGASCQAPSSNNPAQSGAKAKTNFTEAQPLRVAVIPWQSPEEQKQKLQPLADYLQKTLQRRVSFQISKDYATAVDLLVNQEVDMAYLAAVTYIKARERNPNIEPLVIPIDQTTGRPWYTSIIVADTTKDIKSLSDLKGKRFAFVSPSSTSGFLMPMNAFQEKGIDPTRDFTRIRYSGSHDKAQTDLKTGLVDAIAEDKASFLRSQKAGKLSTTQYKIIWESDPIPSPPIVINTKKFSPEVIIKLRQALIDAPVGVVDVSGTKSAGYTLGKDSDYEQVRQIYLRLKSVTVAAK, encoded by the coding sequence ATGAAACAATTCTTTTCCTGGCAAAACGAGCGCGTCTTCAAACAAGTCGTCAGCTTTTTTTTATTAGTTTTATTAACATCAATGGGAGCTAGTTGTCAAGCACCCTCATCCAACAATCCTGCTCAATCTGGAGCAAAGGCAAAGACGAATTTTACAGAGGCTCAACCTTTAAGAGTGGCTGTCATTCCCTGGCAAAGCCCGGAAGAACAAAAACAAAAATTGCAACCCTTAGCAGACTACCTCCAAAAAACCCTACAGCGCCGGGTCTCCTTCCAAATTTCAAAGGACTACGCAACTGCGGTGGATCTGTTGGTAAACCAGGAGGTAGATATGGCGTATTTAGCTGCAGTAACGTATATTAAGGCACGCGAGCGCAATCCTAACATTGAGCCGCTTGTCATACCAATCGATCAAACCACGGGACGGCCCTGGTACACTAGCATAATTGTTGCTGATACGACCAAAGACATTAAATCCCTGTCGGATTTAAAGGGCAAACGCTTCGCCTTTGTGAGCCCATCCTCTACATCCGGGTTCCTAATGCCCATGAATGCCTTTCAGGAAAAGGGGATCGACCCAACGCGGGACTTCACTAGAATCCGTTATTCTGGCAGTCATGACAAAGCACAAACAGATTTGAAAACAGGTCTAGTGGATGCGATCGCTGAAGACAAAGCCTCTTTCTTAAGAAGTCAGAAAGCAGGCAAACTCTCTACTACCCAATACAAAATTATCTGGGAATCCGATCCCATACCATCGCCACCTATTGTCATCAACACAAAGAAATTTTCCCCAGAAGTCATCATCAAATTGCGACAGGCATTAATTGATGCCCCAGTTGGTGTTGTGGATGTAAGTGGGACAAAATCTGCTGGATATACCCTAGGGAAAGATAGTGACTACGAGCAAGTGCGACAAATTTATCTCCGTTTAAAATCTGTCACAGTAGCCGCGAAATAA
- a CDS encoding NADPH-dependent FMN reductase, with protein MVKIVGIGGSLRTESYTQVGLKIAAQRVEALGAEVEIIDLRQMQLPFCNGEQEYPDYPDVQRMRDAVIQADGLILATPEYHGSVSGVLKNALDLMSFDQLSGKVTGLISILGGQPNSNALNDLRIIMRWVHGWVIPEQIAIGQAWKAFSPEGKLLDEKLSQRFDQFAQSLVENTRKLRGVN; from the coding sequence ATGGTAAAAATTGTTGGAATTGGTGGCAGTTTAAGAACAGAGTCTTACACGCAAGTTGGTTTGAAGATAGCTGCACAAAGAGTCGAAGCTTTGGGTGCGGAGGTTGAAATTATCGATTTGCGGCAAATGCAGTTACCGTTTTGTAATGGCGAGCAGGAATATCCAGATTACCCGGATGTTCAGCGCATGCGTGATGCGGTCATTCAAGCTGATGGGTTAATTTTGGCAACACCAGAGTATCACGGTAGCGTCAGTGGTGTCCTCAAAAATGCCCTTGATTTGATGAGTTTCGATCAATTGTCTGGTAAAGTGACCGGGCTTATCAGTATTTTGGGCGGACAACCCAACAGTAATGCCCTGAACGATCTACGAATCATCATGAGATGGGTTCACGGTTGGGTCATTCCGGAACAAATAGCGATCGGACAAGCGTGGAAAGCTTTTAGCCCTGAGGGTAAACTGTTAGATGAGAAACTTTCACAACGCTTTGACCAATTCGCTCAGAGTTTGGTTGAAAATACGCGCAAGTTGCGAGGAGTTAATTAA
- a CDS encoding cadmium resistance transporter — protein MHSFVTAIPTGITAFTATNLDDLVILTLLFSQVNATFRHRHIVIGQYLGFCTLTIASLVGFLGGLVVPSQWIGLLGLVPISIGLNRLLNPESDSSSQSESETELSHSSPFAGFLCPQTYSVAAITIANGSDNVGIYMPLFAHSTLGDLLVIITVFLLLVGVWCTLTYKLTCKPAIANLLNRYGNNLVPFVLVGLGVFIILDSASLTPMTLIAICLSLMGLIKIIQNNKFKAQSL, from the coding sequence ATGCACTCATTTGTGACAGCTATCCCTACTGGAATTACAGCTTTTACAGCCACCAACTTGGATGATTTAGTTATCTTGACGCTGTTATTCTCGCAGGTCAATGCAACTTTCCGTCACCGACACATTGTCATTGGTCAGTACCTGGGCTTTTGTACTCTCACAATCGCCAGCTTAGTTGGTTTTTTGGGAGGTTTAGTAGTCCCATCACAATGGATTGGGTTGCTAGGTTTAGTTCCAATCTCCATCGGGCTAAATCGTCTGCTTAATCCAGAAAGCGATTCATCATCGCAAAGCGAGTCAGAAACCGAACTGTCTCATTCTTCTCCTTTTGCTGGGTTCCTTTGTCCCCAGACTTATAGTGTAGCAGCTATTACCATCGCTAATGGCAGTGACAATGTAGGTATTTATATGCCATTGTTTGCTCACTCTACCCTTGGAGATCTGTTGGTTATTATTACAGTTTTCTTGTTACTCGTTGGGGTTTGGTGTACTCTGACTTACAAACTTACTTGCAAACCAGCGATCGCCAATCTCCTGAACCGCTATGGTAATAATCTTGTACCGTTTGTCTTGGTAGGTTTGGGTGTGTTTATTATTTTAGATAGTGCCTCCCTAACTCCAATGACCTTAATAGCTATTTGCCTGAGTTTAATGGGGCTTATCAAAATTATTCAAAATAACAAGTTTAAAGCTCAAAGTTTGTAA
- a CDS encoding M23 family metallopeptidase has translation MSQWRQTVAISVVTLFVSGLSIANLNTLLPKENKNVNAFSFISIPERDSHSSSPTPIARIPRSSTPDATPPRQIQPKSSLQATNNNTWLAASFPVENFKAYTSAFGYRPSATGGSRWEFHSGLDIAAPQGSYIRNWWAGRVSKVADRNACGTHVVIESGPWEHTYCHMEGHVESASGRRYLIDRDGGIQLWEGQPVPAGFRIGRVGMTGRTTGPHLHWGLKYAKNYVDPAVVLRAMFSQQQVARASSQKWTPQQSQVVIEESKLQQDSNY, from the coding sequence ATGAGTCAGTGGCGACAAACAGTAGCAATTTCTGTAGTCACACTATTTGTATCTGGATTGAGTATTGCTAATTTGAATACTCTCTTGCCCAAGGAAAATAAAAACGTTAATGCGTTTTCCTTTATTTCAATCCCCGAGCGAGATTCACACAGTTCCTCTCCGACTCCGATAGCAAGAATACCACGCTCATCCACACCAGATGCGACCCCACCGCGCCAAATTCAGCCAAAATCAAGCTTACAAGCAACAAATAATAACACTTGGTTAGCCGCTTCTTTCCCCGTGGAAAATTTTAAGGCCTACACTTCAGCATTTGGATATCGCCCCTCAGCAACTGGTGGTTCCCGGTGGGAATTTCACAGTGGCTTGGATATAGCCGCACCACAAGGAAGTTACATTCGCAACTGGTGGGCTGGTAGAGTGAGTAAGGTAGCCGATCGCAACGCTTGCGGTACTCACGTTGTTATTGAATCCGGTCCGTGGGAACACACCTACTGCCATATGGAAGGACACGTAGAAAGCGCAAGTGGTCGGCGATACCTCATAGACCGAGACGGAGGTATTCAACTTTGGGAAGGTCAGCCAGTCCCAGCTGGATTCAGGATTGGTCGGGTAGGGATGACTGGGCGTACAACAGGTCCTCACCTTCACTGGGGATTAAAATATGCCAAAAACTATGTAGATCCCGCTGTCGTTCTGCGAGCAATGTTCTCACAGCAACAAGTTGCAAGAGCATCATCACAAAAATGGACTCCCCAACAATCGCAAGTCGTAATTGAGGAGTCTAAACTTCAACAGGATTCAAATTATTAG